TTGTCTTTACTAGTGGATATATCTATTTTTCTTGAAGCAACTTGATCATACAAAGAAACTTCTATGTCAGATTCTTCATATACGTCTGCTCTTTTTACAATTTCATTTCCATCTACTTTTACAGATATATAGTCTGTATCATCCCCTATAATAATAGTTGCAGGTTTTCCATTATTTTTAGGGTTTTTTACAATTATCTTTCCATCTTGAATTTTAATTGTGCCGTCATTTTCATTTTTTACACCTTCATTTGTTTCATACTCTTCTACATTTTCTACTTCTTTTTCTTTTATAATTTCTTTCTCTTTTAGGTCTTTTTCCTTTGCTGGAAAAGCTTCTATAGCTACTTTTTTTATAAATAATCCATTTTTCTTTTCTACTATTTCATAATCTAATTCCTCTTCTTTTACATTAAATAATTTACATGCATCTCCTATACATTTTTCTAAAGATGAACCTACAAATTTAGTTTTAGTTTTCATAAAATCCCCCCATGACATCAATATAAGAAATCATTATTTTTTAGTATTTATATAATTATCTATTCTTTCATTATATTTATTCATAATAGCTACAATAAAAGAATTTTGTGACGATTTGAAGTTTATTTTGTCTACATTTTTTACTGGTAAAACATCAAAAGGAGTACTGGATATAAATATTCCATCTACTTCTTTTAATTCTTTATAGTTTACATACTTTTCTACTACAGATATATTTAACTCATTACATATATCCAAAACCTGTTTTCTAGTTATTCCAGGTAATACAGCTTTAGATGGAGTTGTTATAAGTTTATCTCCCTTTACCATAAATACATTGGATTTGCTTCCTTCTGTTATGAATCCATTTCTATCTACTAATATAGCTTCAAATATACCTTTATCTTTTATAAATTTATCTAAATCCTTTCTAAATTCCTGATTTAAAACCTTTGCATTAGGATTTTCTCTTTCTTTATTGTATAACGCAGTGGATACTCCCTCTTTAAAATCTTCTTCAGATGGAAATGTTATTCCTTCAAAATAACATATAAAATCCTTATTTTCAAAATTTAAAAGAAATTTTAAACTTCCCTGTTCTACTTGATTTTTTTCTATTAATTTTTTTATAGATTCTTCTATAAAACTTTCCTCTAACCATATTTCTAAATTAGTCAGTTTAGAAGTGCTCTTAAGTCTTTTTATATGATCTTCTAATAATAAAGGCACCCCTCTTTCAACTTTCAACACCTCATAAATGGTATTGCGTCCTTTTATTATATTATCGTCAAATTCTCTTAAATTCTTGATATTATTATTAAGAATATAGTATTTTCCAAACATAATTATAAAAAACCTCCCCCTTTGGTTAATGAATAACCTTTTTTAATGAACAACTAACAATGAATAGTGAATAATTTTGGATAGCTTTTCTCCACTTTGCTAGATTTTACAATTGACAGAGGACAGAGGACAATGATTGATAACTTTTCTCCACTATTGTTACGAAAAGTTTTTAATTTTATAAGATCTTTGGGTTTAGTTAAAACTAAACCTTTATATATTAGATAAATCTAAGATATCTTCGATGTTCAGCTTTGCTGAACGAGTTTTTTATGCTACAACTATCTTTAACAAATAAAATTAAATTAAAACTTTCACTGTCCTCTGTCAATTGTCCTATGTCCTCTAAGAAACGTTAACACTTTTTCCTACTTCCATTTTAATCTCTTTATATTTTCGTGTTCTTTTTTAAAATTTATTAAATACGGATTGCCTACTGTTCTAAATAGAGGTAAATCTGCTAGAGAGTCTGAGAACATGTAGGATTTTTCAAAGTCCACATCTATACCCTCTTCTTTTAAATACTGCTTAAGTCTTATTACCTTTTCTACACCTTTGCAGTTTTCTCCATAAATTTTTCCAGTGTACTTTCCATTTCTTACTTCGAATCTTGTTCCTATTATTTTATCTACCTCATTTATATTATATAATTCTTTTAGATAAAATTCAGCAGAAGCAGAAATTAAATATATTTTATACCCTTCTTTTTTAAAATTTTTTATAGTAGCTATAGCATCACTGTATAATATACTTTTAAGTCTCTTTTCGTAAAATTCTTTCGCAATTTCTTTCATTTCCTCTTCTGTAATACCTTTTATAAAAGATATGAACTCCTCTTTGGCTTTCCCCGCATCATAAACTCTAATAAGATATAAAAATCCACCTTTTATACTTTTAGCTAGATTTTTTAATAAACTTGGCTTCTTTTTTACTAAAAAATAATAAAATTCTATTAGAGTTTCTCTACTGGTTAGAGTAAAATCTACATCAAATATGGCTAATTTAACTTTTCCATTATCCATTTTTTCATCCCCTTTAAAATACTTTTTATATTTTAAAATAAAAAGAACCGATATATATTATAGCGGTTCTTTTTGTAAATTAATCTTCTTGAAGACTTTCATAATAAGCTCTTACTTCTTCAAATTCTTCATCACTTAAATTTTCAAGTTCGCCCTCTTCTGAATCTCTAACTGCTTTAAATAGATATATTGATTCACTTTCAGGGTCTTCTGCTAAAACATAGTCATTTTCTTTGTAATTAAAAGCATCTACTATTTCACAAGTTACAACGTTTCCTTCTTCATCTTCTAAGTCCACTAGTAAAGCTTCATGTTCATGTTCATGTTCACCTTCACAACCACATCCGCAATCATGATTGTGTTCATCATTACCACAACAACAATTATTTATTTTATCTTTATCCACGGCATCGTCTGGAAATATTCCCAGACTTTCACCTCCTTTCGGTTATGTTATAATTTTACCCTTAATTTGCACATTTTAAAAGGCTTTTTTGAAAATTCCTTTAAAAAATAGGAGGAGACTTAAGTCTCCTCCTATTTTATATATTAGCCTTGTAATTTTCTGTAGCTTTCGTATCTATCTTTTGCATCTTGTTCAGTTTTTGCATATAGTTTATCTGCTACTTCTGGGAATGCTTTCTTTAAGGAAGCATATCTTACTTCTCCCATTAAGAAGTCTTGGAATTTGCTCCAATCTGGTTCTTTAGAATCTAATGAGAATGGATTCTTTCCTTCTTCTTTAAGTGCTGGATTGAATCTGTATAATTGCCAGTATCCACATTCAACAGCTCTCTTTTGTTCTACTTGGCTAGCAGACATACCTATCTTTAATCCTTGGTTGATACATGGAGCATAAGCTATGATTAATGATGGTCCATCATATGCTTCTGCTTCTTGCATTGCTTTTATAGTTTGGTTCTTGTCAGCACCCATAGCTATTTGAGCAACATATACGTATCCGTAGCTCATTGCCATCATTCCAAGGTCTTTCTTTCTAGTCTTCTTACCTGATGCAGCAAATTTAGCTATTGCAGCAGTTGGTGTAGATTTTGAAGCTTGTCCTCCAGTATTTGAGTAAACTTCTGTATCATATACGAAGATGTTTATATCTTCTCCACTTGCTAGAACATGGTCAACACCGCCGTATCCGATATCATAAGCCCAACCGTCTCCACCGAATATCCATTGAGATTGTTTTACAAGATAGTTTCTATCTCTATAGATTTCTTTTAATGCTTCGTGACTGTCTTTTTCTGCTTCAAGTACTGCTATAAGTTCAGCAGCTGCTTTCTTAGAAGCTTCTCCTTCATTGTAGTTATCTAACCAATTTTGAAGAGCTTTCTTAACTTCTTCTTTTACATCAGCATTTAATGCTTCGTGAGCTTTATCTGCTAATCTTTCTCTTATTTGTTTTGCTCCTATAGCCATTCCTAATCCGAATTCAGCGTTGTCTTCGAATAAGGAGTTAGCCCAAGCAGGTCCTTGTCCTTTTTCGTTAGTTGTGTATGGAGTTGATGGAGCTGATCCTCCCCAGATTGATGTACAACCTGTTGCATTAGCAATCATCATTCTATCTCCATATAATTGAGTTAATAATCTTGCATAGGAAGCTTCTCCACAACCTGCACAAGCTCCGTTGAACTCTAATAATGGTTGTTCGAATTGGCTACCTTTTATGCTCATCTTATTCATTGGATTATCTTTTTTGGATAATTTTAATGAATAAGCAAAGTTGTCTTGTTCTTTTAATTGAGTTCCAGCTGGTTTCATAATAAGAGCTTTATTTGGTGCTGGACAAACTTCTGCACAGTTTCCACATCCAGTACAGTCAAGTGGTGAAATTGACATTGTGTACTTGAAGTCCTTAAATGCAGGTCCACCCTTAGCTTCAACTATTTTGTATCCTTCTGGTGCATTCTTAGCTTCTTCTTCAGTTAATAAGAATGGTCTTATTACTGCGTGAGGACATACGAATGAACATTGGTTACATTGGATACAGTTATCTTGTTGCCATTCTGGAACGTTAACTGCAATTCCTCTCTTTTCATATGCAGCTGTTCCTTGTGGGAATGTACCATCTTCATATCCGTTAAATGCTGAAACTGGAAGGCTATCTCCTTCTTGTCTGTTCATAACATCTACAATATTCTTTATGAATGCTGGTTTTTCTTCAGCTTTTTCTACAAATCCTTCAGTAGTAGTTTTCCATGATGCTGGAACTTCTACTCTGTGTGCAGCTTCTACACCTTTGTCTATTGCAGCGTTGTTCATATTAACAACTTTTTCTCCCTTTTTACCATAGGAAGTAACAACTGCATCTTTAAGATATTTAACTGCATCTTCTACTGGTATTATGTTTGCAATCTTGAAGAATGCTGATTGCATTATCATGTTTATTCTTCCGCCAAGACCAACTTCTTGAGCGATCTTAACAGCATTTATTGTGTAGAATTCTATATCATTTTCTGCAATGTAATTCTTTAAGGAAGCTGGTAATTGTTGTTCTAATTCTTCATCTGACCAAATACAGTTAAGTAAGAACTTACCGCCTTTCTTTAATCCTTTAACTACATCATATTTATGAACATATGCTTGGTTATGACAAGCTATGAAATCTGCGTTATTTATTAAATATGGGCTCTTAATTGGTTCTTTACCAAATCTTAAGTGAGATACTGTGATACCACCGGATTTTTTAGAGTCATATGCAAAGTATCCTTGTGCATACATGTCTGTGTGGTCTCCTATGATCTTTATAGCACTCTTGTTTGCTCCAACAGTACCATCTGATCCAAGACCCCAGAACTTACATGCTGTAGTTCCTTCTGGTGTTGTATCAATGTTTTCTCCTTCTGGTAATGATGTATTAGTTACGTCATCAACTATTGCTACTGTAAAGTTATCTTTTGGACATTCTTCTTTTAAGTTATCAAATACTGAGATTATATGTCCTGGAAGAGTGTCTTTTGAACCTAATCCATATCTTCCACCAACTATTACTGGTTTCATATCTTCACAGTTATAGAATGCTGATTTAACATCTAAGTATAATGGTTCTCCAATTGAACCTGGTTCTTTAGTTCTATCAAGAACAGAAATCTTCTTAACAGTTTTTGGCATAGCTTTGAAGAAGTGCTCTAATGAGAATGGTCTGTAAAGATGAACTTTAACTAAACCAACTTTTTCTCCCTTTGCCATTAAGTAATCTATTGTTTCTTCTATACAGTCACAGATTGATCCCATTGCAACTATTACTCTATCAGCATCTTCTGCTCCATAGTAGTTGAATAGTTTATAATCTCTTCCTGTTAATTTATTTATTTCGTTCATGTAATTTTCAACGATGCCTGGTACTTCGTTGTAGAACTTATTACATGCTTCTCTTCCTTGGAAGAAGATATCAGGGTTTTGAGCTGTTCCTCTTGTTACAGGGTTATTTGGATTTAAAGCTTTT
This window of the Clostridium cochlearium genome carries:
- the nifJ gene encoding pyruvate:ferredoxin (flavodoxin) oxidoreductase gives rise to the protein MSRRMKTMDGNTAAGYISYAFTDVAAIYPITPSSPMAEHVDEWAAQGKKNIFGQTVKLIEMQSEAGAAGAVHGSLQAGALTTTYTASQGLLLMIPNMYKIAGELLPGVFHVSARSVATHALNIFGDHSDVMAARQTGFALLAESSVQEVMDLAAVAHLSAIKAKVPFLSFFDGFRTSHEIQKIEVLEYDELAKLVDMDAVNEFRQKALNPNNPVTRGTAQNPDIFFQGREACNKFYNEVPGIVENYMNEINKLTGRDYKLFNYYGAEDADRVIVAMGSICDCIEETIDYLMAKGEKVGLVKVHLYRPFSLEHFFKAMPKTVKKISVLDRTKEPGSIGEPLYLDVKSAFYNCEDMKPVIVGGRYGLGSKDTLPGHIISVFDNLKEECPKDNFTVAIVDDVTNTSLPEGENIDTTPEGTTACKFWGLGSDGTVGANKSAIKIIGDHTDMYAQGYFAYDSKKSGGITVSHLRFGKEPIKSPYLINNADFIACHNQAYVHKYDVVKGLKKGGKFLLNCIWSDEELEQQLPASLKNYIAENDIEFYTINAVKIAQEVGLGGRINMIMQSAFFKIANIIPVEDAVKYLKDAVVTSYGKKGEKVVNMNNAAIDKGVEAAHRVEVPASWKTTTEGFVEKAEEKPAFIKNIVDVMNRQEGDSLPVSAFNGYEDGTFPQGTAAYEKRGIAVNVPEWQQDNCIQCNQCSFVCPHAVIRPFLLTEEEAKNAPEGYKIVEAKGGPAFKDFKYTMSISPLDCTGCGNCAEVCPAPNKALIMKPAGTQLKEQDNFAYSLKLSKKDNPMNKMSIKGSQFEQPLLEFNGACAGCGEASYARLLTQLYGDRMMIANATGCTSIWGGSAPSTPYTTNEKGQGPAWANSLFEDNAEFGLGMAIGAKQIRERLADKAHEALNADVKEEVKKALQNWLDNYNEGEASKKAAAELIAVLEAEKDSHEALKEIYRDRNYLVKQSQWIFGGDGWAYDIGYGGVDHVLASGEDINIFVYDTEVYSNTGGQASKSTPTAAIAKFAASGKKTRKKDLGMMAMSYGYVYVAQIAMGADKNQTIKAMQEAEAYDGPSLIIAYAPCINQGLKIGMSASQVEQKRAVECGYWQLYRFNPALKEEGKNPFSLDSKEPDWSKFQDFLMGEVRYASLKKAFPEVADKLYAKTEQDAKDRYESYRKLQG
- a CDS encoding HAD-IB family hydrolase; its protein translation is MDNGKVKLAIFDVDFTLTSRETLIEFYYFLVKKKPSLLKNLAKSIKGGFLYLIRVYDAGKAKEEFISFIKGITEEEMKEIAKEFYEKRLKSILYSDAIATIKNFKKEGYKIYLISASAEFYLKELYNINEVDKIIGTRFEVRNGKYTGKIYGENCKGVEKVIRLKQYLKEEGIDVDFEKSYMFSDSLADLPLFRTVGNPYLINFKKEHENIKRLKWK
- a CDS encoding DUF1292 domain-containing protein; translated protein: MDKDKINNCCCGNDEHNHDCGCGCEGEHEHEHEALLVDLEDEEGNVVTCEIVDAFNYKENDYVLAEDPESESIYLFKAVRDSEEGELENLSDEEFEEVRAYYESLQED
- a CDS encoding aminotransferase class IV; this encodes MFGKYYILNNNIKNLREFDDNIIKGRNTIYEVLKVERGVPLLLEDHIKRLKSTSKLTNLEIWLEESFIEESIKKLIEKNQVEQGSLKFLLNFENKDFICYFEGITFPSEEDFKEGVSTALYNKERENPNAKVLNQEFRKDLDKFIKDKGIFEAILVDRNGFITEGSKSNVFMVKGDKLITTPSKAVLPGITRKQVLDICNELNISVVEKYVNYKELKEVDGIFISSTPFDVLPVKNVDKINFKSSQNSFIVAIMNKYNERIDNYINTKK